The genomic region TTTTAAATTCTTCTTCTACTTCAGGAGATGCTGGTTTTTCTTCTGATAAAAGGGGCTCCCCAGTTTCTATTACTGGTGGATTTTCCTCTAAACCAGCCAAATCTTCTCTCCAAGAAGCATATATAATATTAAAATGTTCTATTAATATTTTAGTTGCTTTAACTAAAGCTTCTTTTGGATCAATGGATTTCTTTGTCCAAACTTCTAAAATTAATTTATCATAGTCAGTTCTTTTTCCAACACGAACATTTTCTGTTAAATAATTAACTCTAATAACTGGACTATATACACCATCAATGTAAATATATTCTATATCTTTTGATAAATCCATTTCTGATGTTGAAACGAAGCCCTTTCCAATTGTTGCGTATAATTCCATTTCAAATTTCTTAGCTGCATTCATTGTTGCTATTTTTAAATCAGGGTTTGCAACTTCAATTCCAGCTGGAGTTATTATGTCTCCTGCTTTTATTTCAGCTGGCCCCATTTTATCTATTCTTAAAACAATTGGCTCTTTTAAATTATTAATATTATCAAAATCCAAAACTTTTAGTTCGACTTTTTTCAAATTAACTGTAATTTCCAAAATATCCTCTTGAACGCCTTCAATTACATCAAACTCATGCAATTTTCCAGGAATTCTAATACTGGTAATAGCTAATCCTGGTATTGAGGATAATAATACTCTTCTTAATGCGTTACCTATCGTAACTGCATATCCTCTTTCTAAAGGCGACAAGACAAACCTTCCATATTTGTATTCCAATTCTTCTGATTCTTCCAAAGTTTCCAATATCATTTTTTCTGGTTTTACAAATTCCATTCATTACCCCCAATTTAGTTTTTCTAAATTGGAGTGCACCCCCTTTCTTTTTGTTAGGCGCGTTTTTGCGATAATCAAAATAGTCATCAATATTATTTTGAGTAAAGCTCGATAATAGCTTGTAAATCTACAGGTACTTCCATTTCATCTAAAGTAGGTAATCTTAAGAAAGAACCTTTAAATGCATTGTAGTCTACTTCTATCCAATCTAATCTTTTATTTGCTTTTTGAGCTAATTCTATTCCTTGTTTGATTGGTAAAATTGATCTGCTCTTTTCTTTCACTTCAATAACATCTCCTGGTTTTACCCTATATGAAGGTATATCTACTTTTCTACCATTTACTAAGAAATGACCATGTCTTACTAATTGCCTTGCAGTTCTTCTATTTACTGCATATCCCATTTGATATACTACATTATCCAATCTTGTTTCCAAAATTCTCATTAAGTTTTCTCCTGTGTTACCTTCTTTTCTTGATGCTTCTTCAAAGTATCTTCTGAATTGTCTTTCTAATACACCATAAATTCTTTTTAATGCTTGTTTTGCCCTTAATTGTAATCCATATTGTGTAGGTTTTTTTGCTTGTTTTCCATGTTGTCCTGGAGCATATGGTCTTCTTGCAAGAGCACATTTATCTGTATAACATCTTTCACCTTTTAAATATAATTTAAATCCTTCTCTTCTACAAAGTTTACAAAGAGATCCTATATATCTTGCCATTACATTCCCTCCTCTTTGGCCTTACATTCCTTTTCTTTTCTTTGGTCTACAACCGTTATGAGGTATTGGAGTTTTATCTTTAATATTTTCAATTACCAAACCTGCAGCTTGTAAAGTTCTTATTGCTGATTCTCTTCCAGCGCCTGGACCTTTTACATAAACATCTAATCTTTTTACACCATATTTTAAAGCTTCTTTTGCAACTTTATCTGCTGCTAACTGTGAAGCATATGGTGTACCTTTTTTTGTTCCTGAAAAACCAGCTGTTCCTCCACTTGCCCAGAATAAAGCATTACCTGACGGATCAGTTAATGTGATAATTGTATTATTGAATGTGGATTGAATATGTACAACTGCTTTTTCAAGCGAAATCTTCTTTTTCTTTTGACTTGTTCTTCTAGCCATAGCTAAACCTCC from Marinitoga aeolica harbors:
- a CDS encoding DNA-directed RNA polymerase subunit alpha; amino-acid sequence: MEFVKPEKMILETLEESEELEYKYGRFVLSPLERGYAVTIGNALRRVLLSSIPGLAITSIRIPGKLHEFDVIEGVQEDILEITVNLKKVELKVLDFDNINNLKEPIVLRIDKMGPAEIKAGDIITPAGIEVANPDLKIATMNAAKKFEMELYATIGKGFVSTSEMDLSKDIEYIYIDGVYSPVIRVNYLTENVRVGKRTDYDKLILEVWTKKSIDPKEALVKATKILIEHFNIIYASWREDLAGLEENPPVIETGEPLLSEEKPASPEVEEEFKNINIEILETKIDELDLSKRAKNCLKREKIHTVRDILKKDPEELMKIKNFGKKSLDEIRKELQEKFQLDYDEIQKGGA
- the rpsD gene encoding 30S ribosomal protein S4, yielding MARYIGSLCKLCRREGFKLYLKGERCYTDKCALARRPYAPGQHGKQAKKPTQYGLQLRAKQALKRIYGVLERQFRRYFEEASRKEGNTGENLMRILETRLDNVVYQMGYAVNRRTARQLVRHGHFLVNGRKVDIPSYRVKPGDVIEVKEKSRSILPIKQGIELAQKANKRLDWIEVDYNAFKGSFLRLPTLDEMEVPVDLQAIIELYSK
- the rpsK gene encoding 30S ribosomal protein S11, with protein sequence MARRTSQKKKKISLEKAVVHIQSTFNNTIITLTDPSGNALFWASGGTAGFSGTKKGTPYASQLAADKVAKEALKYGVKRLDVYVKGPGAGRESAIRTLQAAGLVIENIKDKTPIPHNGCRPKKRKGM